A part of Microbacterium atlanticum genomic DNA contains:
- the tsaE gene encoding tRNA (adenosine(37)-N6)-threonylcarbamoyltransferase complex ATPase subunit type 1 TsaE has product MEALGEEMGRMLRPGDLVVLTGPLGAGKTTLTRGIGRGLDVRGPIQSPTFVLARTHPSLSGGAPLVHVDAYRLGSAAELDDLDIDFDGSIVIVEWGRGMVDGIRDSWWDVEIEREWHGHGVDNACGTIGHEADLDADTPRRVSIVRRP; this is encoded by the coding sequence ATGGAGGCCCTCGGCGAGGAGATGGGGCGGATGCTGCGCCCCGGCGACCTGGTGGTCCTCACCGGTCCGCTCGGCGCGGGCAAGACGACGCTCACCCGGGGCATCGGCCGCGGCCTCGACGTGCGCGGACCCATCCAGAGCCCGACGTTCGTGCTGGCCCGGACGCATCCGTCGCTCTCCGGCGGCGCGCCGCTCGTCCACGTGGACGCCTACCGCCTCGGCTCCGCCGCCGAGCTCGACGACCTCGACATCGACTTCGACGGGTCGATCGTGATCGTGGAGTGGGGGCGCGGCATGGTCGACGGCATCCGCGACTCCTGGTGGGATGTCGAGATCGAGCGCGAGTGGCACGGCCACGGCGTCGACAACGCCTGCGGCACCATCGGCCACGAGGCCGACCTCGACGCCGACACCCCCCGCCGGGTGTCGATCGTCCGGCGGCCGTAG
- the tsaB gene encoding tRNA (adenosine(37)-N6)-threonylcarbamoyltransferase complex dimerization subunit type 1 TsaB, whose protein sequence is MILGIDTSLGSAVAVVEPDGVIRADVESPDPRGHAEAIGSLIERALAEASVAPSQITHVAAGMGPGPFTGLRVGIAAARAFALGRGVPVVPVPSHDAVALELLLHAALTTDWGYAADVEDGAAESFAVVTDARRREFAYTVYRGIDADGLPIRIAEPALAPRDRLDDVLGGLGAFRREAERIPAAMLALAAARALAAGRTLSSAEALYLRSPDVTPSPVPKRVIA, encoded by the coding sequence GTGATCCTGGGCATCGACACCTCGCTCGGCTCCGCCGTGGCGGTGGTCGAGCCCGACGGCGTCATCCGCGCCGACGTCGAGAGCCCCGACCCTCGCGGGCACGCCGAGGCCATCGGCAGCTTGATCGAGCGGGCGCTGGCCGAGGCATCCGTCGCTCCTTCCCAGATCACGCATGTCGCCGCGGGCATGGGTCCCGGGCCTTTCACCGGACTGCGCGTCGGCATCGCCGCGGCACGGGCCTTCGCGCTCGGGCGCGGGGTGCCTGTCGTGCCGGTGCCCAGCCACGACGCGGTCGCGCTGGAGCTGCTGCTGCATGCCGCGCTGACGACCGACTGGGGGTACGCCGCCGACGTCGAGGACGGCGCGGCCGAGAGCTTCGCCGTCGTGACCGATGCCCGACGGCGCGAGTTCGCGTACACCGTCTACCGCGGCATCGACGCCGACGGCCTGCCGATCCGCATCGCGGAGCCCGCCCTCGCGCCTCGCGACCGGCTCGACGACGTGCTCGGCGGCCTCGGCGCGTTCCGGCGGGAGGCGGAGCGCATTCCCGCCGCCATGCTCGCGCTCGCCGCCGCGCGGGCCCTCGCGGCCGGGCGCACCCTGTCGTCCGCCGAAGCGCTGTACCTGCGGTCGCCCGACGTCACGCCGTCGCCCGTGCCGAAGCGGGTGATCGCGTGA
- the rimI gene encoding ribosomal protein S18-alanine N-acetyltransferase, with protein MTLRAATAADLGAIMALERASFPRDAWSEAMMREELDSPHGWYVVDEEAGRLVGYAGLRAVRNAKDADVQTITIAEASRGRGRGRTLLRALLDEAGRRGVEDVFLEVRADNPVAQALYTSEGFLEIGRKPRYYQPDDVDAVVMKLDLRGRLGGRASAAGETPRISADAGQGTDAAALRSPDPWSSAGGACT; from the coding sequence GTGACGCTGCGCGCCGCCACCGCCGCCGACCTCGGCGCCATCATGGCGCTCGAGCGCGCCTCGTTCCCGCGTGACGCCTGGTCCGAGGCGATGATGCGCGAAGAGCTCGACTCACCCCACGGCTGGTACGTCGTCGACGAGGAGGCCGGGCGGCTCGTCGGCTACGCGGGTCTGCGTGCGGTGCGCAACGCGAAGGATGCCGACGTCCAGACGATCACCATCGCCGAGGCGTCCCGCGGGCGAGGTCGCGGCCGCACGCTGCTCCGCGCCCTCCTCGACGAGGCGGGCCGGCGGGGCGTGGAGGACGTCTTCCTCGAGGTGCGCGCCGACAACCCGGTCGCCCAGGCGCTCTACACGTCCGAGGGCTTCCTCGAGATCGGCCGCAAGCCCCGCTACTACCAGCCCGACGACGTCGACGCGGTCGTGATGAAGCTCGACCTGCGCGGCCGGCTCGGCGGTCGCGCGTCGGCGGCCGGCGAAACTCCACGGATCTCGGCGGATGCGGGCCAGGGAACGGATGCCGCGGCCCTCCGCAGCCCGGATCCGTGGAGTTCTGCCGGGGGAGCGTGCACATGA
- the tsaD gene encoding tRNA (adenosine(37)-N6)-threonylcarbamoyltransferase complex transferase subunit TsaD: MNRADPLVLGIETSCDETGIGIVRGRTLLSNTIASSMDEHARYGGVVPEVAARAHLEALQPAIEAALADSGVGLGDLDAVAVTSGPGLAGALMVGVGAAKALAVSLHKPLYAVNHLVGHIAADILDAEAPPLEYPTVALLVSGGHTSLLLVRDLTSDVELLGETMDDAAGEAFDKVARLLGLPYPGGPEIDRAAASGDPAAIAFPRGLSRASDMANHRYDFSFSGLKTAVARWVEQRRAAGEEVPVADVAASFREAVVDVLVTKALAACRDHGVPRLLLGGGVIANRRLRDVALERAAAEGVTVRIPPLSLCTDNGAMIAALTAELIMAGRPPSTLEFGADSTLPVTDIQVAEGA, encoded by the coding sequence ATGAACCGCGCCGATCCGCTGGTGCTCGGGATCGAGACGAGCTGCGACGAGACCGGGATCGGGATCGTGCGCGGCCGGACGCTGCTGTCGAACACGATCGCGAGCTCGATGGACGAGCACGCCCGCTACGGCGGCGTCGTGCCCGAGGTCGCGGCGCGCGCGCACCTCGAGGCGCTGCAGCCGGCGATCGAGGCGGCGCTCGCCGATTCGGGCGTGGGTCTCGGCGACCTGGACGCCGTGGCCGTGACCAGCGGGCCGGGGCTGGCCGGCGCGCTCATGGTCGGCGTGGGCGCGGCGAAGGCGCTCGCGGTCTCGCTCCACAAGCCGCTCTACGCCGTCAACCACCTCGTCGGACACATCGCCGCCGACATCCTCGACGCCGAGGCGCCGCCGCTGGAGTACCCCACCGTCGCGCTGCTGGTCAGCGGCGGGCACACCTCGCTGCTGCTGGTGCGCGACCTCACGAGCGACGTCGAGCTGCTCGGAGAGACGATGGACGACGCCGCCGGAGAGGCCTTCGACAAGGTGGCCCGCCTGCTCGGGCTGCCGTACCCGGGAGGTCCCGAGATCGACCGGGCCGCGGCATCCGGTGATCCGGCCGCGATCGCGTTCCCCCGTGGGCTGTCCCGCGCCTCCGACATGGCGAACCACCGCTACGACTTCTCGTTCTCGGGCCTCAAGACCGCGGTCGCCCGCTGGGTCGAGCAGCGCCGCGCCGCGGGCGAGGAGGTTCCGGTCGCCGACGTCGCGGCGAGCTTCCGCGAGGCGGTCGTCGACGTGCTCGTGACGAAGGCGCTGGCGGCGTGCCGCGACCACGGCGTGCCGCGGCTGCTGCTCGGCGGCGGCGTGATCGCCAACCGGCGGCTGCGCGACGTCGCACTCGAGCGGGCCGCCGCCGAGGGTGTGACAGTGCGGATCCCGCCGCTCTCGCTCTGCACCGACAACGGCGCGATGATCGCCGCGCTCACCGCCGAGCTCATCATGGCCGGCCGCCCCCCGTCGACCCTCGAGTTCGGCGCGGACTCCACCTTGCCGGTGACCGACATCCAGGTCGCGGAGGGAGCATGA
- a CDS encoding class I SAM-dependent methyltransferase, which produces MEMTELEALLTPEGLRLLDAMPAVEDSADVGRAVTRLRRDGHSPDLVSAVVGQARLRTKGAAKFGDLARRMLFTRAGLEQATRLSIAVRHAARFREAGFAHVADLGCGIGGDALGLAGLGLRVTAVEADAVTAGIAAYNLAPFGADAEVRHGTAEDADLDGVDAAWLDPARRTAGHSETARTRPEDWSPSLDWVFDLARRMPVGVKLGPGLDRDAIPDDVEAQWVSADGSTVELVLWSGALAREGVRRAALVMRGEAAHELTSGTDASDEPVRELGAYLHEPDGAVIRARLIGDVARSLEAGMLDERIAYVTSDAALTSPFVSTFRVREVVPSDVKALARALRERDIGRLEIKKRGVDIDPATLRTRLKLRGDQAATLILTRIGSRRTAILADRV; this is translated from the coding sequence GTGGAGATGACCGAACTCGAGGCGCTGCTGACGCCGGAGGGCCTGCGGCTGCTCGACGCGATGCCGGCGGTCGAGGACTCCGCCGACGTCGGCCGCGCGGTCACGCGGCTGCGCCGCGACGGTCACTCCCCCGACCTGGTCTCGGCGGTCGTCGGGCAGGCCCGCCTGCGCACCAAGGGTGCGGCGAAGTTCGGCGACCTCGCCCGGCGGATGCTGTTCACCCGGGCCGGCCTCGAGCAGGCCACGCGGCTTTCGATCGCCGTGCGGCACGCGGCGCGCTTCCGCGAGGCCGGCTTCGCGCATGTCGCCGACCTCGGCTGCGGCATCGGCGGCGACGCGCTGGGGCTCGCCGGGCTCGGGCTGCGGGTCACGGCCGTGGAGGCCGACGCCGTCACCGCCGGCATCGCCGCCTACAACCTGGCGCCCTTCGGCGCGGACGCCGAGGTGCGCCACGGCACCGCCGAGGACGCCGATCTCGACGGCGTCGACGCGGCGTGGCTCGACCCCGCGCGCCGCACGGCCGGTCACAGCGAGACCGCCCGCACCCGCCCCGAGGACTGGTCGCCGTCGCTGGACTGGGTGTTCGACCTCGCGCGCCGCATGCCGGTCGGCGTGAAGCTCGGGCCGGGTCTCGACCGCGACGCGATCCCCGACGACGTCGAGGCGCAGTGGGTGAGCGCGGACGGCTCGACCGTCGAGCTCGTGCTCTGGTCGGGGGCGCTGGCGCGCGAGGGCGTGCGCCGTGCGGCGCTGGTCATGCGCGGCGAGGCTGCGCACGAGCTCACGAGCGGGACGGATGCCTCGGACGAACCGGTCCGCGAGCTCGGCGCCTACCTGCACGAGCCGGACGGCGCGGTGATCCGCGCGCGCCTCATCGGAGATGTCGCCCGGTCGCTCGAGGCCGGGATGCTCGACGAGCGCATCGCGTATGTGACGTCGGATGCCGCACTGACGTCGCCGTTCGTGTCGACGTTCCGGGTGCGTGAGGTGGTCCCGTCGGATGTGAAGGCCCTCGCGAGGGCGCTGCGGGAGCGCGACATCGGACGCCTCGAGATCAAGAAGCGCGGCGTCGACATCGATCCGGCCACGCTGCGCACGCGGCTGAAGCTGCGGGGCGATCAGGCGGCGACGCTGATCCTGACGCGGATCGGCAGCCGCCGGACGGCGATCCTTGCCGACCGCGTGTAG
- the groES gene encoding co-chaperone GroES, which produces MSVSIKPLEDRIVIKQVEAEQTTSSGLVIPDTAKEKPQEGEVVAVGPGRIDDNGNRIPLDVAVGDRVIYSKYGGTEVKFGGDEFLVLSARDVLAVVVR; this is translated from the coding sequence GTGTCGGTTTCCATCAAGCCGCTCGAGGACCGGATCGTCATCAAGCAGGTCGAGGCCGAGCAGACCACGTCCAGCGGTCTGGTCATCCCCGACACCGCCAAGGAGAAGCCCCAAGAGGGTGAAGTCGTGGCGGTGGGCCCGGGTCGCATCGACGACAACGGCAACCGCATCCCGCTCGACGTCGCCGTCGGCGACCGCGTGATCTACAGCAAGTACGGCGGGACCGAGGTCAAGTTCGGCGGTGACGAGTTCCTCGTCCTGTCGGCCCGCGACGTGCTGGCGGTCGTCGTCCGCTGA
- the rarD gene encoding EamA family transporter RarD has product MRDSVAAARERTLGGIYAFSAYLLWGFLPLYFLLLAPTGPWEIVAWRILLSLGFCALLLTATRTWPRLVAIFRQPRVLGLTVIAGLTIYVNWQVFIYGALSGHVIETSLGYFINPIATVLLAVLVLRERLRPTQWVAIGIAAAAVAVIVIGYGAFPWIALTLAASFGIYGLVKKKVGPSVDAVSGLTLETLWLSPIAVVVLIVVGMTEGLTFGAAGWPHAVLLSLAGIVTAIPLLLFAAGARRVSLTTIGLLQFVAPILQFLVGWLLLGEPMPLERWIGFGLVWVALSVLTVDSLLHARRTRAAG; this is encoded by the coding sequence ATCCGCGACTCCGTCGCCGCGGCGCGCGAGCGCACCCTCGGCGGGATCTACGCGTTCTCGGCCTACCTGCTCTGGGGCTTCCTGCCGCTGTACTTCCTGCTGCTGGCACCGACGGGGCCGTGGGAGATCGTGGCCTGGCGCATCCTGCTGTCGCTGGGCTTCTGCGCGCTGCTGCTCACCGCGACGCGCACCTGGCCGCGGCTCGTCGCGATCTTCCGGCAGCCGCGCGTGCTCGGCCTGACGGTGATCGCCGGCCTCACCATCTACGTGAACTGGCAGGTGTTCATCTACGGCGCCCTGTCGGGTCACGTCATCGAGACCAGCCTCGGCTACTTCATCAACCCGATCGCGACCGTCCTGCTCGCAGTGCTCGTGCTGCGGGAGCGGCTGCGGCCGACGCAGTGGGTCGCCATCGGAATCGCCGCGGCGGCGGTCGCCGTGATCGTCATCGGGTACGGCGCGTTCCCGTGGATCGCGCTCACGCTCGCGGCATCCTTCGGCATCTACGGCCTGGTGAAGAAGAAGGTCGGCCCGTCGGTCGACGCCGTGAGCGGGCTGACGCTGGAGACGCTGTGGCTGTCGCCGATCGCCGTGGTGGTGCTCATCGTCGTCGGGATGACCGAGGGCCTCACGTTCGGCGCGGCGGGGTGGCCCCACGCGGTGCTGCTGAGCCTCGCGGGCATCGTCACGGCGATCCCGCTGCTGCTCTTCGCCGCGGGCGCCCGACGCGTGTCGCTCACCACGATCGGGCTGCTGCAGTTCGTGGCGCCGATCCTGCAATTCCTGGTCGGGTGGCTGCTGCTCGGCGAGCCGATGCCCCTCGAGCGCTGGATCGGCTTCGGCCTCGTGTGGGTCGCGCTCTCGGTGCTGACGGTCGACTCGCTGCTGCACGCCCGTCGGACGCGCGCGGCGGGGTAG
- a CDS encoding metal-sensitive transcriptional regulator translates to MTDTALEQTMPAGEHSHHGYITDKDKYLNRLKRIEGQARGIHKMVEDEKYCIDILTQISALTSALEAVAVGLLDDHLRHCVVDAARLGGAEADVKITEASQAIARLVR, encoded by the coding sequence ATGACCGACACCGCGCTCGAGCAGACGATGCCCGCCGGCGAGCACTCGCATCACGGCTACATCACCGACAAGGACAAGTACCTCAACCGCCTCAAGCGCATCGAGGGTCAGGCCCGCGGCATCCACAAGATGGTCGAGGACGAGAAGTACTGCATCGACATCCTCACCCAGATCAGCGCGCTGACCTCGGCGCTCGAGGCGGTCGCGGTGGGCCTGCTCGACGACCACCTGCGTCACTGCGTGGTGGATGCCGCGCGCCTCGGCGGCGCCGAGGCCGACGTGAAGATCACCGAGGCCTCGCAGGCGATCGCCCGGCTCGTGCGCTGA
- a CDS encoding heavy metal translocating P-type ATPase, whose protein sequence is MSPASAPVARIELEIGGMTCASCASRIEKRLNRLDGVEASVNYATEKAVVSGPAGLDPQTLIDEVVKTGYTAAVPAPPAEVTAPAEEADPELRALRQRLIGSIVLSVPVILLAMIPPLQFTYWQWASLALAAPVVVWGAWPFHRAAWINLRHGAATMDTLISLGVSAAFLWSLYALFFGHAGMPGMTHTFEWSVTPSDGAGDIYLEVAAGVTTFVLAGRYFEQRSKRRAGAALRALLEIGAKDVAVLRPAAGAAAGQVALGMPGIGSPAAPALVEVRVPIDELRAGDEFVVRPGEKIATDGVVTSGTSAVDASMITGESVPVEVAPGDAVVGATVNAGGRLVVRATRVGDETQLAQMARLVEDAQSGKAQVQRLADRISGVFVPIVLLLSLGTLVGWLLTGAPAAMAFTAAVAVLIIACPCALGLATPTALLVGTGRGAQLGILIKGPEVLESTRTVDTVVLDKTGTVTSGRMALVDVVPAAGAGRGVAGSATDARVDGGGAGAGADARADGGGAGAGTDAAASARSELLRLAGALEHASEHPIARAVARTAADETGPLPEVASFQNVPGKGVSGVVDGHAVLVGREALLADWALALPPELAAAKTSAEALGRTAVIVAWDGAVRGLVVVADQVKPTSAEAVAQLRALGLTPVLLTGDNATAARAIAEEVGIERVIAEVLPHEKVAVVAELQAEGRVVAMVGDGVNDAAALAQADLGLAMGTGTDAAIEASDITLVRGDLRSAADAIRLSRATLGTIKINLFWAFAYNVAAIPLAALGLLNPMIAGAAMALSSVFVVGNSLRLRRFQSRSTSHP, encoded by the coding sequence ATGAGCCCCGCCTCGGCCCCGGTCGCCCGGATCGAGCTCGAGATCGGCGGCATGACGTGCGCGTCGTGCGCCTCGCGCATCGAGAAGCGGCTCAACCGGCTCGACGGGGTCGAGGCATCCGTCAACTACGCCACCGAGAAGGCCGTCGTGAGCGGCCCGGCGGGGCTCGATCCGCAGACGCTCATCGACGAGGTGGTGAAGACCGGCTACACCGCGGCGGTGCCCGCTCCTCCCGCCGAGGTGACGGCTCCTGCGGAGGAAGCCGACCCCGAGCTGCGCGCCCTCCGCCAGCGGCTCATCGGGTCGATCGTGCTGTCGGTGCCGGTGATCCTCCTGGCGATGATCCCGCCGCTGCAGTTCACGTACTGGCAGTGGGCGTCGCTCGCCCTCGCCGCGCCCGTCGTGGTGTGGGGCGCGTGGCCGTTCCACCGGGCGGCCTGGATCAACCTCCGCCACGGCGCCGCGACGATGGACACGCTCATCTCGCTGGGCGTGTCGGCGGCGTTCCTCTGGTCGCTGTACGCGCTGTTCTTCGGGCACGCCGGCATGCCCGGGATGACGCACACGTTCGAGTGGTCGGTCACCCCGAGCGACGGCGCCGGCGACATCTACCTCGAGGTCGCGGCGGGGGTCACCACCTTCGTGCTCGCGGGACGCTACTTCGAGCAGCGCTCCAAGCGGCGGGCGGGCGCGGCCCTCCGCGCCCTCCTCGAGATCGGCGCGAAGGACGTCGCCGTGCTCCGTCCGGCGGCGGGCGCGGCCGCCGGTCAGGTCGCCCTCGGGATGCCGGGGATCGGCTCCCCCGCCGCCCCCGCGCTCGTCGAGGTGCGCGTGCCGATCGACGAGCTTCGCGCCGGCGACGAGTTCGTGGTGCGCCCGGGCGAGAAGATCGCGACCGACGGCGTCGTGACCTCGGGCACCTCGGCCGTCGATGCCTCGATGATCACCGGCGAGTCGGTGCCCGTCGAGGTGGCCCCCGGCGACGCGGTCGTCGGCGCGACGGTCAACGCGGGCGGGCGGCTCGTGGTGCGGGCGACGCGCGTCGGCGATGAGACGCAGCTGGCGCAGATGGCGCGGCTCGTCGAGGACGCGCAGTCCGGCAAGGCGCAGGTGCAGCGCCTGGCCGATCGCATCTCGGGCGTGTTCGTGCCGATCGTGCTGCTGCTGTCGCTCGGCACGCTCGTCGGCTGGCTGCTCACCGGAGCCCCGGCCGCCATGGCCTTCACCGCCGCCGTCGCGGTGCTGATCATCGCGTGCCCGTGCGCGCTGGGCCTCGCCACCCCCACGGCGCTCCTGGTCGGCACGGGCCGCGGCGCCCAGCTGGGCATCCTGATCAAGGGGCCCGAGGTGCTCGAGTCCACGCGCACCGTCGACACCGTCGTGCTCGACAAGACCGGCACGGTCACGAGCGGCCGAATGGCGCTGGTGGACGTCGTGCCGGCTGCCGGCGCGGGGCGTGGCGTGGCGGGTTCGGCGACGGATGCCCGGGTCGACGGTGGCGGAGCGGGTGCGGGGGCGGATGCCCGGGCCGACGGTGGCGGAGCGGGTGCGGGGACGGATGCCGCGGCATCCGCTCGCTCCGAGCTGCTGCGTCTGGCGGGCGCGCTGGAGCATGCGTCCGAGCACCCCATCGCCCGTGCCGTGGCCCGCACGGCCGCCGACGAGACGGGTCCGCTCCCGGAGGTCGCCTCGTTCCAGAACGTGCCGGGCAAGGGCGTGTCGGGCGTGGTCGACGGCCACGCCGTGCTCGTCGGGCGCGAGGCGCTGCTCGCGGATTGGGCGCTCGCCCTGCCGCCCGAGCTCGCCGCAGCCAAGACGTCGGCCGAGGCGCTCGGCCGCACCGCCGTGATCGTGGCGTGGGACGGCGCCGTGCGCGGCCTCGTCGTGGTCGCCGACCAGGTCAAGCCGACCAGCGCCGAGGCGGTCGCGCAGCTGCGCGCGCTCGGGCTGACGCCGGTGCTGCTCACCGGCGACAACGCCACCGCGGCACGCGCGATCGCCGAGGAGGTCGGGATCGAGCGCGTGATCGCCGAGGTCCTGCCGCACGAGAAGGTCGCCGTCGTCGCGGAGCTGCAGGCCGAGGGCCGGGTCGTCGCGATGGTCGGCGACGGCGTGAACGACGCCGCCGCCCTCGCGCAGGCCGACCTGGGCCTTGCGATGGGGACGGGGACGGATGCCGCGATCGAGGCATCCGACATCACCCTCGTACGCGGCGACCTGCGCAGCGCCGCCGACGCGATCCGCCTGTCGCGCGCGACGCTCGGCACGATCAAAATCAACCTGTTCTGGGCGTTCGCGTACAACGTCGCGGCGATCCCGCTCGCCGCGCTCGGCCTGCTGAACCCGATGATCGCCGGCGCGGCGATGGCCTTGTCGAGCGTCTTCGTCGTGGGCAACAGCCTGCGCCTGCGACGATTCCAGAGCCGCTCCACCTCTCACCCCTGA
- a CDS encoding heavy-metal-associated domain-containing protein — MAEAEYNVTGMSCGHCEASVRGEVSKLAGVEDVRVSAASGTLKIVSAGELADEAVIAAVDEAGYTAVRAR; from the coding sequence ATGGCTGAGGCTGAGTACAACGTGACCGGCATGAGCTGCGGGCACTGCGAGGCATCCGTGCGGGGCGAGGTGTCGAAGCTCGCGGGCGTCGAGGACGTCCGGGTGAGCGCGGCCTCCGGCACGCTGAAGATCGTGTCCGCTGGCGAGCTCGCCGACGAGGCCGTCATCGCCGCGGTCGACGAGGCCGGCTACACCGCGGTCCGCGCCCGATGA
- a CDS encoding ABC transporter substrate-binding protein, with the protein MSVFTRSRKATVLGGIALAGASALVLAGCTGGGGNTGGGETSAPAEDREELSLNIGTVLPQTGALAFLGPPEEAGVGLAAADINEAAKSITVDVEFGDSGDPDNKAYETTVPRLLGNDVQALIGAASSGVTKLFLDQAVGAGVITFSPANTSPDFTTWDDNNLYWRTAPSDLLQGEVLGNLIAEDGHQTLGIIYLNDAYGTGLEAALTENFEAAGGEVVASQAYNATDTTFDAQVSAVLAENPDAIAVIGFVETSTIVPAVVAEGFDGGNFYFVDGNTSQWGDEMPVSIEGSKGTQPGPALEDDFIDRLNEWWTGEGNEELADLNYAAESYDAVVLLALAALAANSNDPADIAGKLQEVSGGTGEGEKCTSFEECADIILAGDVADYDGYSGNITFDENGDPTEASIGVFEYGADNTHTRIN; encoded by the coding sequence ATGAGCGTCTTCACCCGCTCGCGCAAGGCCACCGTTCTCGGCGGCATCGCGCTCGCCGGCGCCAGCGCCCTCGTCCTCGCCGGTTGCACCGGCGGCGGTGGCAACACCGGTGGTGGCGAGACCAGTGCCCCCGCCGAAGACCGCGAGGAACTCTCGCTCAACATCGGCACCGTCCTCCCGCAGACCGGAGCCCTGGCGTTCCTCGGCCCGCCCGAGGAGGCCGGTGTCGGCCTCGCCGCGGCCGACATCAACGAGGCTGCCAAGAGCATCACGGTCGACGTCGAGTTCGGTGACTCGGGCGACCCCGACAACAAGGCGTACGAGACCACCGTGCCGCGCCTGCTGGGCAACGACGTCCAGGCGCTCATCGGCGCCGCCTCGTCGGGTGTGACCAAGCTCTTCCTCGACCAGGCGGTCGGCGCGGGCGTCATCACGTTCTCGCCGGCCAACACGTCGCCGGACTTCACCACGTGGGACGACAACAACCTCTACTGGCGCACCGCTCCCAGCGACCTGCTCCAGGGCGAGGTGCTCGGCAACCTGATCGCCGAGGACGGCCACCAGACGCTCGGCATCATCTACCTCAACGACGCGTACGGCACGGGTCTCGAGGCGGCGCTGACCGAGAACTTCGAGGCCGCCGGCGGCGAGGTCGTCGCCAGCCAGGCGTACAACGCGACCGACACCACCTTCGACGCACAGGTCAGCGCGGTGCTCGCCGAGAACCCCGACGCGATCGCCGTGATCGGCTTCGTCGAGACCTCGACCATCGTCCCGGCCGTCGTGGCGGAGGGCTTCGACGGAGGCAACTTCTACTTCGTCGACGGCAACACCAGCCAGTGGGGCGACGAGATGCCGGTGAGCATCGAGGGCTCGAAGGGCACGCAGCCCGGACCCGCGCTCGAGGACGACTTCATCGACCGTCTCAACGAGTGGTGGACCGGCGAGGGCAACGAGGAGCTCGCCGACCTCAACTACGCCGCCGAGTCGTACGACGCGGTCGTGCTGCTCGCGCTCGCCGCACTCGCGGCCAACTCCAACGACCCGGCCGACATCGCCGGCAAGCTGCAGGAGGTCTCGGGCGGCACCGGCGAGGGCGAGAAGTGCACCTCGTTCGAGGAGTGCGCCGACATCATCCTCGCGGGCGACGTGGCCGACTACGACGGCTACTCGGGCAACATCACCTTCGACGAGAACGGCGACCCGACCGAGGCGTCGATCGGTGTCTTCGAGTACGGCGCCGACAACACGCACACCCGCATCAACTGA
- a CDS encoding ABC transporter ATP-binding protein — protein MVEVKDLTAGYLPGINIINGANLIARKGELIGIIGPNGAGKSTLLKSIFGMVKVRGGEINVDGESVVGLKSDKLVQRGVGFVPQTNNVFPSLSIEENLQMGMYQRPKVYAERLEFVTGIFAELGKRLKQRAGSLSGGERQMVAMSRALMMDPSVLLLDEPSAGLSPVRQDDAFIRVSDINKAGVTTIMVEQNARRCLQICDRGYVLDQGRDAYEGTGRELLNDPKVIGLYLGTLGSETA, from the coding sequence GTGGTGGAGGTCAAGGACCTCACCGCGGGCTACCTGCCTGGCATCAACATCATCAACGGCGCGAATCTCATCGCCCGCAAGGGCGAGCTGATCGGCATCATCGGCCCGAACGGCGCCGGCAAGTCGACGCTGCTGAAGTCGATCTTCGGCATGGTGAAGGTGCGCGGCGGCGAGATCAACGTGGACGGCGAGAGCGTGGTGGGACTGAAGTCCGACAAGCTCGTGCAGCGCGGCGTCGGCTTCGTGCCGCAGACGAACAACGTCTTCCCCTCGCTCAGCATCGAGGAGAACCTGCAGATGGGCATGTACCAGCGCCCGAAGGTCTACGCCGAGCGCCTGGAGTTCGTCACCGGCATCTTCGCCGAGCTGGGCAAGCGCCTCAAGCAGCGCGCCGGGTCGCTCTCCGGCGGTGAGCGCCAGATGGTGGCGATGTCGCGCGCGCTCATGATGGACCCGTCGGTGCTGCTGCTGGACGAGCCGTCGGCGGGCCTGTCGCCGGTCCGCCAGGATGACGCCTTCATCCGCGTCTCCGACATCAACAAGGCGGGCGTGACGACCATCATGGTCGAGCAGAACGCGCGCCGCTGCCTGCAGATCTGCGACCGCGGGTACGTCCTCGACCAGGGCCGCGACGCCTACGAGGGCACCGGCCGCGAGCTGCTCAACGACCCCAAGGTCATCGGGCTGTACCTCGGCACGCTGGGCAGCGAGACCGCCTGA